One Mycolicibacterium parafortuitum DNA segment encodes these proteins:
- a CDS encoding iron-containing alcohol dehydrogenase: protein MTTVLPAPEAVRSINEIGIGLLRQPSMVLFGPGQRRQIPRVVAGVARRVLMVTDARMSASPEFAQITETLAEQGISVLVYDGTEPDLPRRNVVDIAQRFSDSAVEAVVGIGGGSCMDLAKVASVVLTHGGDVRDYYGQFLVPGPGIPVVTVPTTGGTGAEVTCISVIFDEDQGMKVGVASPHLEAYAAIIDPELTLTCPPGLTAASGADALSHLIESFTGRAKNPDTGQLATTLYAGKNVLADVYARTGLALLNRSLPAVAADPADLPARSDTLFGAYCAGMAINTAGTAGAHAIQSPIGALTHTPHGFGISALLPYVMRYNLPARLPEFAEIGRILGVARETDTEERQAQSAISRIEDILQTLGAPIDLRTLGLQPGDFEYVAKQAMLATRLTANNPRELTVDSVQAILRRGYDDDRSWWQL, encoded by the coding sequence ATGACCACCGTTCTCCCGGCGCCCGAAGCGGTCCGCAGCATCAACGAGATCGGGATCGGGTTGCTGCGCCAACCCTCGATGGTGCTCTTCGGTCCCGGTCAGCGTCGTCAGATTCCGCGCGTGGTGGCGGGCGTCGCGCGCCGGGTCCTGATGGTCACCGACGCCCGTATGAGCGCGTCGCCGGAGTTTGCGCAGATCACCGAAACGCTGGCCGAACAGGGCATCTCGGTGCTCGTCTACGACGGCACCGAACCCGACCTGCCGCGTCGCAACGTGGTCGACATCGCACAGCGGTTCTCCGATTCCGCCGTCGAGGCGGTCGTCGGCATCGGCGGGGGGTCGTGCATGGACCTGGCCAAGGTGGCCTCGGTGGTGCTCACCCACGGCGGCGATGTCCGTGACTACTACGGACAGTTCTTGGTGCCCGGCCCGGGAATTCCGGTCGTGACCGTACCCACCACCGGCGGCACAGGTGCCGAAGTCACCTGTATCTCAGTGATTTTCGATGAGGATCAGGGCATGAAGGTGGGGGTGGCCAGCCCGCATCTGGAGGCGTACGCCGCCATCATCGATCCCGAGTTGACGTTGACCTGCCCGCCCGGATTGACCGCCGCGTCCGGCGCCGACGCGCTGTCACATCTCATCGAGTCCTTCACCGGGCGCGCCAAGAATCCGGACACCGGACAGTTGGCGACCACACTGTACGCCGGTAAGAACGTGCTGGCCGACGTCTATGCCCGCACCGGGCTCGCGCTGTTGAACCGGTCCCTGCCCGCCGTCGCCGCCGACCCGGCCGATCTGCCGGCCCGCTCCGACACCCTGTTCGGCGCATACTGCGCCGGGATGGCGATCAACACCGCAGGCACCGCAGGGGCGCATGCGATCCAGTCGCCGATCGGCGCGCTCACCCACACCCCGCACGGCTTCGGTATCAGCGCCCTACTGCCGTACGTGATGCGTTACAACCTGCCTGCCCGGCTGCCGGAGTTCGCCGAGATCGGCCGCATCCTCGGCGTGGCCCGCGAGACGGACACCGAGGAGCGCCAGGCGCAGTCGGCGATCTCCCGGATCGAAGACATTCTGCAGACCCTCGGCGCCCCAATTGATCTCCGCACGCTCGGACTGCAGCCCGGCGACTTCGAGTACGTCGCCAAACAGGCGATGCTGGCCACGCGGCTGACCGCCAACAATCCCCGGGAACTCACCGTCGACTCGGTGCAGGCGATCCTGCGGCGCGGCTACGACGACGATCGCAGTTGGTGGCAACTGTGA